In Artemia franciscana chromosome 4, ASM3288406v1, whole genome shotgun sequence, a single window of DNA contains:
- the LOC136026376 gene encoding small ribosomal subunit protein bS6m-like, protein MPLYELALIVRPMLKDELVNSLKRTGMLVLENGGLIRKVSSLGELPLPRILKIQEQKFTSGTYFFYEYDAPVASYDAILDTCRRDFDFIRSYVNPLKAIKPFECSLAEELLSPPYRKEVQKMVEVASTKTSKIQLFKQRSGMDYYPFHK, encoded by the exons gatGAGCTCGTTAATTCTTTGAAGAGAACAGGCATGTTAGTCTTAGAAAACGGCGGACTCATCCGAAAGGTTTCATCACTTGGTGAGCTACCTTTACCACGAATATTGAAAATCCAGGAACAGAAATTCACTTCTGGAAC GTATTTTTTCTACGAGTACGATGCTCCGGTGGCTTCTTATGATGCAATATTAGACACATGCCGTAGAGATTTTGACTTTATTCGTTCCTATGTTAATCCATTGAAGGCAATTAAGCCTTTTGAATGCTCTCTAGCCGAAGAGCTATTATCCCCTCCCTACAGAAAAGAAGTTCAAAAAATGGTTGAAGTTGCCAGTACAAAAACCAGTAAAATTCAGTTGTTTAAACAGCGCAGCGGCATGGACTACTACCCGTTccacaaataa